The Corallococcus caeni genomic interval GGGCTCGTCCTCGTGGACACGGGCCTGGGCACCCGGGACGTTCAGGACGCGAAGGCCCGGCTGGGCCAGCGCTTCGTGAAAAGGAACGCGCCCAGGCTGGATCCGGCGGAGACGGCGCTGGCCCAGGTGGAGCGCCTGGGCTTCAAGCGTGAGGACGTCCGGCACATCGTGCCCACGCACCTGGACCTGGACCACGTCGGGGGGCTGGCGGACTTCCCGGACGCCCAGGTCCACGTCTTCGGGGACGAGCACGCCGCGGCGATGGTGCCGCCGGATGCCCGCGCGAAGTTCGGGTACAAGCCGGTCCAGTGGGCACACGGGCCGAAGTGGAACCGGTACGCCGTGGAAGGGGAGCGCTGGTTCGGCTTCGAGTCGGTCCGGGTGATTCCGGGCCTGGACGCGGAGGTGGTGCTGGTGCCGCTGACGGGCCACACCGCGGGCCACTGCGGCGTCGCGGTGAAGGGGCCCGGAGGGTGGATGCTGCACGCGGGGGACGCGTACTTCAGCCACCGCGAGGTGGACCTGGTGGCGCCGCGCAGCCCGTGGGGCGTGGCGCTGTTCCAGAAGTTGAGGTCGGTGGACAACGCCGCGCGGCTCCAGAACCAGGAGCGGCTGCGCGGCCTGGTGCGTGCGCACGGACACGAGGTGAAGGTGTTCTCCGCGCACTGCGCGGTGGAGTTCGACCGGGTGCGCGCGGGATGAAACAAGCCTGTAGCATGGCGGGACCTTGCGACGCGCTCTGCTCTTCGGGTCCCTCCTGTTGTCGTTGTCGTCGTCCGCCGCCGCACCCGCCCGCGTCCAGGTCCTGAAGGCCGCCCGGCTCTTTGATGCGAAGGCGGGCAAGGTCATCACCCCGGGGGTGGTGGTGGTGTCGGAGGGAAGGGTGGTGGGCGTGGGACCGAAGGCGCCCGTGCCGGAAGGGGCGAGCGTCGTGGACCTGGGCGACGCCACGCTGCTGCCGGGCTTCATGGACGCGCACACGCACCTGACCGTGGAGCCCGGCCCGGACTGGCGCAAGGACCTGGTCGACAGCTTCCAGCGCACCATCCCCGAGCAGACGTTGGACACGCTGCCGTGGGCCCGGGCGACGTTGATGGCGGGCTTCACCACCGTGCGCAACCTGGGCGCGGAGGACTTCATCGACATAGGCCTGCGCAACGCCATCGCGCGAGGCAATGTGGTGGGGCCGCGCATCCTCGCGGCGACGTCCAGCCTCAGCTCCACGGGCGGGCACTGCGACTACGGCAACTCCTTCCGCAAGGGCCTGCTGGCCCACGACGCCAGCCCCGGCGTGGCGGATGGCCCGGACGCGCTGCGCGCCAAGGTGCGCGAGAACGTGAAGTACGGCGCGGACGTCATCAAGGTGTGCGCCACGGGGGGTGTGATGAGCCTCAACGCGGACCCCGACGCGCCGCAGCTCACCCAGGCGGAGCTGGACGCGGTGGTGGATGAAGCCCACGCGCACCGGCGCAAGGTGGCCGCGCACGCGCACGGCGCGGAAGGGGCGAAGCGAGCCATCCGCGCGGGCGTGGACTCCATCGAGCACGGCACGCTGATGGACGACGAGGGCGTGGCGTTGATGAAGCAGAAGGGCACCTGGTACGTGCCCACCGCCCTGGCCTTCTTCGGGGTGAAGGAGCTGGCGGACCAGGGCAAGCTGCCCCCGGACACCGTCGCCAAGCTGCGCGCCGTGGACAAGCGGCGGGAGCACGTGCTGCGCAAGGCGATCTCCCTGGGTGTGCGCATCGCCTTCGGCACGGACGCGGGAGTGTTCGAGCACGGCCGTAATGCGCAGGAGTTCGCGCTGCTGGTGGAGGCAGGCCTGTCGCCGGCGGAGGCCCTGCGCACCGCCACGGTGAACGCGGCGGAGCTGCTGGGCGTGGCGGACAAGCTGGGGACGCTGGAGCCCGGGAAGCTGGCGGACGTCGTCGCCGTGCCGGGCGATCCGCTGAAGGACATCCGCGTCACGCAGAAGGTCTTCTTCGTGATGAAGGAGGGCGTCATCCAGCGCGACGACACGGCGGCATGTTCGCGCGCCGCGCCGTGAGGCGGCACCTCCGGATGAGCACGTCACATCGCAAGAAGGACTGACCTGGGCGCGAGGCCAGCTCGTCCTCATCAGGTGCCGGGCAGGCGCGGCCCCAGGCACCGGACGGCGCGAACTGGTCCGACTGTCGGACCAGTTCCAAGCTCCTCAGCCGGACCAACGCGGCCTCGGCCCCCGGACGGCGCGAACTGGTCCGACAGTCGGACCAGTTGACCTGTGGTGCCTCCGGCCGGGGGCCCGGGCCCTTATGAGGCCAAAGGAGATTCTTCACGAGGAGGACACGGCGAACCGCCCAGGCGCCGTGAGCCTCACCGTCGGATGAGCACGTCGCTCAGCAGGAAGTCGAGCGAGTCCCCAGTCAACCAGCGCTCGCTCACGCCCGCGAAGTCTGGCTCCGCGTCGGCGTCAGCCTGGCGCCAGAGATCCTCCAGGCGGAAGCGCGCGGCGGTGCAGTAGACGTCCGCCAGTGCATCGGCGTGGGCCTGACCTCGTGAAGCCAGGGCCGCCGCGTGGGCTAGCGTGACGGACATGGTGAACAGCTCGTTGCAGAGCTGGTTCATCAGGATGAGCGTGCGCTGCCGGGCATGAAGGACACCCGCATCCGGGTATCGGCGCGACAGGTCCAGGCTTCGCTTCGCGAGCCGATGCACCTCACGAGCCGTGTGCTGGAGGTGCTCGCGATTGCGCGGGGACAGGTGCTCCTCCACGGGCAACGGGGCTGGGGGCGAGTCCAGCTCCGCCGTGTGCGCGGCCGACGG includes:
- a CDS encoding MBL fold metallo-hydrolase is translated as MRIHHLNCGTLCPASARFVTGSGGLFERARMVCHCLLLETSRGLVLVDTGLGTRDVQDAKARLGQRFVKRNAPRLDPAETALAQVERLGFKREDVRHIVPTHLDLDHVGGLADFPDAQVHVFGDEHAAAMVPPDARAKFGYKPVQWAHGPKWNRYAVEGERWFGFESVRVIPGLDAEVVLVPLTGHTAGHCGVAVKGPGGWMLHAGDAYFSHREVDLVAPRSPWGVALFQKLRSVDNAARLQNQERLRGLVRAHGHEVKVFSAHCAVEFDRVRAG
- a CDS encoding metal-dependent hydrolase family protein; this encodes MRRALLFGSLLLSLSSSAAAPARVQVLKAARLFDAKAGKVITPGVVVVSEGRVVGVGPKAPVPEGASVVDLGDATLLPGFMDAHTHLTVEPGPDWRKDLVDSFQRTIPEQTLDTLPWARATLMAGFTTVRNLGAEDFIDIGLRNAIARGNVVGPRILAATSSLSSTGGHCDYGNSFRKGLLAHDASPGVADGPDALRAKVRENVKYGADVIKVCATGGVMSLNADPDAPQLTQAELDAVVDEAHAHRRKVAAHAHGAEGAKRAIRAGVDSIEHGTLMDDEGVALMKQKGTWYVPTALAFFGVKELADQGKLPPDTVAKLRAVDKRREHVLRKAISLGVRIAFGTDAGVFEHGRNAQEFALLVEAGLSPAEALRTATVNAAELLGVADKLGTLEPGKLADVVAVPGDPLKDIRVTQKVFFVMKEGVIQRDDTAACSRAAP